In Syntrophotaleaceae bacterium, a genomic segment contains:
- a CDS encoding glycoside hydrolase 100 family protein — MGLAVDRKAGCEALIGEAYFRSIELLRHNSVAEGVLACSPGPRAKERNYDCIFGRDAAICALGMFASREPDLVTVARNGLRTLAQYQGTNGQIPKFVNPHRGEADFWYTGCIDATLWWLIALRLHDRFFPETCLEAELQMNVQRAWHWLLCQEHQGWYLLQQNEASDWADIMPRSGFVLYTNALWYWAKSLYEQPTARATRDFANSIFYPFHPAASEHRRVRLLGEYVRNACQQDDFYLSFVNLSFWGDEIDTFGNVLSALTGLADRSRSDRIASSLVDLGVHRPWPLRVVARPIGENHSLWRPYMQRHGQNFPFQYHNGGSWPFVGGFWVLLLQKLGRDKDAWEELEQLALANRCEDWQFNEWFHGESGVPLGMVGQSWNAALFILACQSLNGKLDFII, encoded by the coding sequence ATGGGTCTGGCAGTTGACAGAAAAGCGGGTTGCGAAGCGCTGATTGGTGAGGCCTATTTCCGTTCGATCGAGCTTTTGCGGCACAATTCGGTTGCGGAAGGAGTGCTGGCCTGTTCTCCCGGCCCAAGAGCTAAAGAACGCAACTATGACTGTATTTTCGGGCGTGATGCCGCCATCTGCGCCTTGGGGATGTTTGCCTCCCGGGAGCCGGATCTGGTGACCGTCGCCCGCAATGGTTTGCGAACGCTGGCGCAATACCAGGGAACCAACGGGCAGATTCCGAAGTTCGTGAACCCTCATCGGGGAGAGGCGGATTTCTGGTATACGGGGTGTATCGATGCCACCCTCTGGTGGCTGATTGCTCTGCGTCTGCATGACCGCTTTTTCCCCGAAACCTGTCTTGAAGCTGAATTGCAGATGAACGTGCAGCGTGCCTGGCACTGGCTGCTCTGCCAGGAACACCAGGGCTGGTACCTGCTCCAGCAGAACGAGGCGAGCGATTGGGCCGATATCATGCCTCGGTCGGGTTTTGTCCTTTACACCAACGCCCTCTGGTATTGGGCCAAGTCTCTGTATGAACAGCCAACGGCAAGAGCCACCCGTGATTTCGCCAATTCCATTTTTTACCCCTTCCATCCGGCCGCCTCGGAACACCGCCGGGTTCGCCTGCTTGGGGAGTATGTACGCAATGCCTGCCAACAGGATGATTTCTACCTGAGTTTCGTCAATCTCTCCTTCTGGGGCGATGAGATCGATACCTTCGGCAATGTTCTGAGCGCTCTGACCGGATTGGCCGACCGGTCCCGCAGCGATCGAATCGCCTCGTCCCTGGTGGATCTGGGCGTCCACCGACCCTGGCCGCTGCGGGTGGTGGCCCGTCCCATCGGAGAAAACCACTCTTTGTGGCGGCCGTATATGCAGCGCCACGGTCAGAATTTTCCCTTTCAATACCACAACGGCGGCAGCTGGCCTTTTGTCGGGGGATTCTGGGTTCTTCTGCTGCAGAAGCTGGGGAGGGACAAGGACGCCTGGGAGGAGCTCGAGCAGCTGGCCCTCGCCAACCGTTGCGAGGATTGGCAGTTCAACGAATGGTTCCACGGGGAGAGCGGTGTGCCCCTGGGCATGGTCGGCCAGTCCTGGAATGCCGCTCTGTTCATCCTGGCCTGTCAGTCCCTCAATGGCAAGCTGGATTTCATCATTTAG
- a CDS encoding diguanylate cyclase, giving the protein MRFTVSQKIAAGYLLIAFFSLAALIYALTALSRLTSQSEQLVAVEFKALGLMQDLARSLQDQERLERQVLILRDASMIPLLTRRNLESDEIWKRLQQIPRSGSMNGVANTYAAFRKAQGDIEVLLEDGRWQEAEQRSLEVIAPRREGLIRIMEVLRQSQENSMNEILQSLPMGIKDTYRLTFALAFAGVAFAGLVATGIILKIHRSVARLTGATKAIATGCFDYPLDIDGKDEFSRLAREFAEMGQKLRDLQKIHLDANPLTRLPGNLTIERELNDRITSGRPFAHIYIDLDYFKAYNDRYGYHSGSSIISRVGAMIQEIVRGLGNEGDLIGHVGGDDYVVLSTPNKAEAIAAELIRRFDLIVPEFYNEEDRNAGFFIEKDRYGEERRFPLLSMSIAIVCTDNLRKPTAEAIGRECAKIKEHLKKLPGSNYLLDRRERR; this is encoded by the coding sequence ATGCGCTTCACCGTCTCCCAGAAAATTGCTGCCGGCTATCTGCTGATCGCTTTCTTTTCGCTGGCCGCCCTCATCTATGCCTTGACCGCCCTCAGCCGGTTGACAAGTCAATCGGAGCAGCTGGTGGCTGTCGAATTCAAGGCTCTCGGTCTGATGCAGGACCTGGCCAGAAGTCTGCAGGATCAGGAGCGCCTGGAAAGACAGGTTCTGATCCTGCGGGACGCATCCATGATCCCTCTGCTGACCAGACGGAACCTGGAAAGCGACGAGATCTGGAAGCGGCTGCAGCAGATTCCCCGTTCGGGCAGTATGAATGGGGTTGCGAATACCTACGCCGCTTTTCGCAAGGCTCAGGGCGATATCGAGGTTCTGCTGGAAGATGGCAGATGGCAGGAGGCGGAACAGCGTTCCCTGGAGGTTATCGCTCCCCGGCGGGAAGGCCTGATCCGAATCATGGAAGTTCTGCGCCAGAGCCAGGAAAACAGCATGAACGAAATCCTGCAATCCCTTCCGATGGGCATCAAGGACACCTACCGTCTGACCTTTGCCCTGGCTTTTGCAGGAGTCGCTTTTGCCGGACTGGTGGCGACGGGGATCATACTGAAAATTCACCGGTCCGTCGCCCGTCTCACCGGAGCGACGAAAGCTATCGCCACTGGATGTTTCGACTACCCCCTGGATATCGACGGGAAGGATGAGTTCAGCCGACTGGCTCGGGAATTTGCCGAAATGGGCCAAAAACTCAGGGACCTGCAGAAGATACATCTGGATGCCAATCCGCTGACGCGTCTGCCCGGCAATTTGACCATCGAGCGGGAGCTGAACGATCGGATCACCAGCGGAAGACCCTTTGCCCACATCTACATCGATCTGGATTATTTCAAGGCCTACAACGACCGTTACGGCTACCATTCAGGCAGCAGCATCATCTCCCGCGTCGGCGCAATGATCCAGGAGATCGTCAGGGGGCTCGGCAACGAGGGGGATCTGATCGGCCATGTCGGTGGAGACGACTATGTCGTTCTGAGCACCCCGAATAAGGCGGAAGCTATCGCTGCGGAACTGATCCGCCGGTTTGACCTGATCGTTCCCGAATTCTATAATGAAGAGGATCGCAACGCCGGGTTCTTTATCGAAAAGGACCGCTATGGTGAAGAGCGCCGATTCCCTCTGCTGTCCATGTCCATCGCCATCGTCTGTACCGATAACCTGCGAAAACCCACCGCCGAAGCCATCGGCAGGGAATGCGCCAAGATCAAGGAGCATTTGAAGAAACTTCCGGGCAGCAATTACCTTCTTGACCGTCGGGAGAGGCGATGA